A single window of Oerskovia paurometabola DNA harbors:
- the ndk gene encoding nucleoside-diphosphate kinase: MTDVAAPVVADALSETIERTLVLVKPDGVRRGLSGEILRRVEAKGYTLAAVQLLDATPELLAAHYAEHEGKPFFAPLVDFMLSGPILAVVAEGQGVIPGFRSLAGTTDPTAAAPGTIRGDLGRDWGLKVQQNLVHGSDSPESAAREIALWFPGL, from the coding sequence ATGACTGATGTTGCAGCCCCCGTCGTCGCCGACGCGCTCTCCGAGACCATCGAGCGCACCCTCGTCCTCGTCAAGCCCGACGGCGTCCGTCGCGGCCTGTCGGGAGAGATCCTCCGCCGCGTCGAGGCCAAGGGGTACACCCTGGCCGCCGTCCAGCTCCTGGACGCCACCCCCGAGCTCCTCGCGGCGCACTACGCCGAGCACGAGGGCAAGCCGTTCTTCGCCCCGCTCGTCGACTTCATGCTCTCCGGCCCGATCCTCGCGGTCGTGGCCGAGGGGCAGGGCGTCATCCCGGGCTTCCGCTCGCTCGCCGGCACGACCGACCCCACCGCGGCCGCCCCCGGCACCATCCGTGGTGACCTGGGTCGCGACTGGGGCCTGAAGGTCCAGCAGAACCTGGTCCACGGCTCGGACTCCCCGGAGTCCGCGGCCCGCGAGATCGCGCTCTGGTTCCCCGGTCTCTGA